The Glycine soja cultivar W05 chromosome 8, ASM419377v2, whole genome shotgun sequence genome has a window encoding:
- the LOC114422489 gene encoding protein BCCIP homolog, whose amino-acid sequence MRSQLVKSNIKTPPRPKRRRQPLKSWPVTFSPFARALALSRITSLSPPNPTPTLSAKKPQPSHGSVHSDLSQPEHSESSDEDFDGVVQADFSFFDPKPNDFHGAKTLLQTYLDDQEWDLSAFVDLILAQTTVGSVVKIEDDEDEGLFALVTALNLYRYREHKCIATVKDFLLHKVRQEKSVHDQLKLLLGEQAHDVGLLVSQRMVNLPPQLLPPLYDALFDEVSWATEDEPTEELQNSFKFKHYIILTKIYVLKNVEQKRKQSNGSDEAIIYIKLEDEIFHKLSSWSFCFPLQTQQLAPHELRNYRSTGLIVAVEADKIPTFRQELASLINET is encoded by the exons ATGCGTTCTCAGCTTGTGAAATCGAATATCAAAACCCCTCCAAGGCCAAAACGGCGTCGTCAACCACTCAAATCATGGCCTGTTACTTTCTCCCCCTTTGCTCGCGCTCTCGCTCTCTCTCGCATCACCTCTCTCTCTCCACCAAACCCTACCCCAACCCTCTCTGCTAAGAAACCGCAACCCTCTCAT GGATCTGTCCATTCAGATTTATCCCAACCGGAACACTCCGAGTCTTCCGACGAGGACTTCGAT GGAGTTGTCCAAgcagatttttcatttttcgatCCCAAACCTAATGATTTTCACGGAGCCAAGACCTTGCTGCAAACCTACCTCGACGACCAGGAATGGGATTTGAGTGCCTTTGTAGACTTGATTTTGGCACAGACCACCGTAGGCTCTGTTGTTAAGATAGAGGACGACGAGGATGAAGGGCTCTTCGCTCTTGTTACTGCTCTTAATTTATATAGATACAGG GAGCATAAGTGTATTGCGACAGTTAAGGATTTTCTCCTCCATAAAGTGCGCCAAGAGAAGAGTGTCCATGACCAGTTGAAATTGCTGTTGGGGGAGCAAGCGCATGATGTTGGTCTCCTGGTATCGCAGCGCATGGTGAACCTTCCTCCCCAGCTTCTGCCACCTCTTTATGATGCCCTTTTTGATGAAGTGTCCTGGGCCACGGAAGATGAG CCGACGGAGGAGCTCCAGAATTCCTTCAAGTTTAAGCATTATATAATACTTACCAAAATTTACGTG CTCAAGAATGTAGAACAGAAAAGAAAACAGAGCAATGGTAGTGATGAGGCAATAATATACATAAAGCTTGAGGATGAAATTTTTCACAAG TTAAGCTCGTGGTCCTTCTGTTTTCCATTGCAAACTCAGCAGCTTGCACCTCATGAG